A portion of the Bacillus thuringiensis genome contains these proteins:
- a CDS encoding DUF975 family protein: MCILWIILQNWYNYIDACISRSVQQFIFYEGDESMIGEMKREALYSLKGKWGLGVGSTILYFILSYVVSMAAMLILLIPGIIIFFLVVSLAGSVEAETMSIGAAITFGIFYCIMIILSNASYGITSYGYTNVFLQISKREDAKVDYLFEGFRGFKRMMKTMWAMLAILLYTGTWIPMLLTGLFIFLGEEGNLSFTIAFFVLLAISIVGMIVMYFSYALTYYVMIENPEYSVSQAMKESKNLMKGHKLDLFLLWLSFIGWAVLALLTFGIGFLWLSPYMSTTTAHFYRYISKGEFQ; encoded by the coding sequence TTGTGTATTTTATGGATAATTTTACAAAACTGGTATAATTATATTGATGCTTGTATAAGTAGAAGTGTACAACAATTTATATTTTATGAAGGGGATGAATCAATGATCGGTGAAATGAAACGAGAAGCATTGTACTCTTTAAAGGGAAAATGGGGACTAGGTGTTGGATCAACGATTTTATATTTTATTTTAAGCTATGTCGTTTCGATGGCTGCAATGCTTATACTTTTAATTCCAGGAATTATTATATTTTTCTTAGTTGTTAGCTTAGCTGGGTCAGTTGAGGCGGAAACGATGTCAATTGGAGCAGCTATTACATTTGGGATTTTCTATTGCATAATGATTATTTTGAGTAATGCATCTTATGGTATTACCTCATACGGTTACACGAATGTGTTTCTACAAATTAGTAAACGAGAAGATGCTAAAGTAGATTACTTGTTTGAAGGGTTCCGTGGTTTTAAAAGAATGATGAAAACAATGTGGGCAATGCTTGCGATTTTATTATATACAGGTACATGGATTCCGATGTTGTTAACAGGTTTATTCATATTCTTAGGTGAAGAAGGAAATTTGTCGTTTACAATTGCTTTCTTCGTACTATTAGCAATTTCAATTGTTGGTATGATTGTGATGTATTTTTCTTATGCACTGACGTACTATGTGATGATTGAAAATCCAGAATATAGTGTTTCGCAGGCGATGAAGGAAAGTAAGAATCTTATGAAGGGTCATAAGTTAGATTTGTTTCTTTTATGGCTGAGCTTCATAGGATGGGCTGTTTTAGCGCTTCTTACTTTTGGAATAGGATTTCTTTGGCTTAGTCCGTATATGAGTACAACGACCGCACACTTTTATCGCTACATTTCAAAAGGTGAATTTCAATAG
- a CDS encoding DUF975 family protein, whose product MISDLKGEALDSLEGKWGLAVGATLLISILITAFDFSVDWGFSLIFGWQKTNGSISMNILTFFVTGPLTLGGYYLGLNILRENQASIGNVFIWFSEGKRFLKSFLLYLLVNLYLFLWTLLFIIPGIIKSFSYAMTYFIINDHPEYSLNQAITESRRMMDGHKMEYFILCLSFIGWFILSCITLGIGFLWLIPYFYTTSAAFYEEIAEEYYEKNI is encoded by the coding sequence ATGATTAGTGATTTAAAAGGAGAAGCACTAGATTCATTAGAAGGGAAATGGGGATTAGCTGTTGGAGCTACACTGCTCATTTCAATTCTTATCACAGCTTTTGATTTTAGTGTTGATTGGGGATTTTCTTTAATTTTTGGTTGGCAAAAAACAAATGGTTCAATTTCAATGAATATTCTTACATTTTTTGTTACTGGACCGTTAACTTTAGGTGGATATTACCTTGGTTTAAATATCCTTCGTGAAAATCAAGCTAGTATCGGTAATGTATTCATTTGGTTTTCAGAGGGAAAGAGATTTCTAAAATCATTTTTATTATATTTATTAGTAAATCTTTATCTTTTCTTATGGACGTTATTGTTCATTATTCCAGGTATTATTAAATCATTTTCTTATGCGATGACATACTTTATTATAAACGATCATCCTGAGTATTCACTGAACCAAGCTATTACAGAAAGTCGTCGTATGATGGATGGACATAAGATGGAGTATTTCATTTTATGTTTAAGTTTTATCGGTTGGTTTATATTAAGTTGTATTACGTTAGGGATTGGATTCTTATGGTTAATTCCATATTTCTATACGACATCTGCAGCTTTTTACGAAGAGATCGCAGAAGAATATTATGAGAAAAATATTTAG
- the atpC gene encoding F0F1 ATP synthase subunit epsilon, with amino-acid sequence MKTFPVSIVTPDGPVYEKEVEMVSVKAESGEMGILPGHIPTVAPLKISAVRLKNGGHTDYVAVSGGFIEVRPDKVTVLSSSAEEANHIDIHRANEAKRRAEQRMQDKQAHVDFKRAEMALQRAVNRLNVSDMK; translated from the coding sequence ATGAAGACATTTCCAGTCAGTATTGTAACTCCTGATGGACCGGTTTACGAAAAAGAAGTAGAAATGGTAAGTGTAAAAGCAGAGAGTGGGGAAATGGGGATCTTACCAGGTCACATTCCAACTGTTGCACCATTAAAAATTAGTGCAGTTCGTCTGAAAAATGGTGGACACACTGATTATGTAGCAGTAAGTGGTGGCTTTATCGAAGTTCGTCCAGATAAAGTAACTGTATTATCATCATCTGCTGAAGAAGCAAACCATATCGATATCCATCGTGCAAATGAAGCGAAGCGTCGCGCTGAGCAACGTATGCAAGATAAACAAGCACATGTTGACTTTAAACGTGCAGAAATGGCATTACAACGTGCTGTGAACCGTTTAAATGTTTCTGATATGAAGTAA